CTGGTCGAGTTGCTGTCGCTTCCCAGACCGTCGCGGCCGGTCGACGTGATGCTAGCGCCCCACCACGGCGGCAAGTCGGCCAACCCGCCGAGGCTCTACGACTGGGCCGAGCCGCATTTGGTGGTCGCCAGCCAGAAGCCGCCGCCGACCGGCTCGGCCGACGCGTTGACGCCCCTGGAGGCCCGGGATATCGTGCTTTTGCGGACGTGGCAGGTCGGCGCCGTCTCCTTGCAATGGTTGCCGACCGGGGTCGTCGCGCGAGGGTTCCTGGATCGAGGACGGCCGGAATGACGTGGTTGATCGCGGCCCTGGGCTTCGGCGCAGGGGTGCTCTCGGGTATTGCGCTGGCGGTCGTCGAGTTCGGCGCCTGGGCGCTGGTGATGCCTCGGCGGATCTCCGAAACCCGGTCGTGGACGGGCGGATCGGATTCGATCCGCGTCCGCGCGGCCGACGGCGCCGAACTGACCGGACGCTGGGTTCCCGCCCCGGATCCGACGGGCCGGACGGTCGTCCTGATTCACGGGTTCATCGACGGCCCGGCGATGATGCTGATCGACCGGGCGCCGGCGATCCTCGACCGCGGCTGGAACGTGGCGGCGATCGACCTGCGGGGATACGGCGAGAGCCAGGGGCCGTATTCAAGTTTCGGCGCCCGCGAGGCCGGCGACCTGAAAGCCTGGCTCGACGAGTTGGCCCACCTCGTCCCGGCCGGCGAGCCGTTCGTCCCGGTCGTCTGGGGACGATCGATGGGCGCGTCGATCGCCCTCCGCGCGGCCGCTGAAGACGACCGCATCGAGGCCCTTGTGCTGGAAGCGCCGATGGTCGACCTCCGCCATTCGGTGAGAACCGTGATGCGAAACCGAAAGCTGCCGATGGCTCCGGCCTTCTCGCGGCTGGTGGTCCGCCGCGCCGCCAGAATCGCCGGTGCCTCGCTGGCCCGACCGGGCTCGCTGGAACTGGCCCCGAGGTTCGACCGCCCGGTGATCGTCGTCCACGGCAGCGACGACGACCTGATTCCGACCGCCCTTGGCCGCCGCCTCGCGGACGCCTTCCCCTCCCCCG
Above is a window of Paludisphaera rhizosphaerae DNA encoding:
- a CDS encoding alpha/beta hydrolase; protein product: MTWLIAALGFGAGVLSGIALAVVEFGAWALVMPRRISETRSWTGGSDSIRVRAADGAELTGRWVPAPDPTGRTVVLIHGFIDGPAMMLIDRAPAILDRGWNVAAIDLRGYGESQGPYSSFGAREAGDLKAWLDELAHLVPAGEPFVPVVWGRSMGASIALRAAAEDDRIEALVLEAPMVDLRHSVRTVMRNRKLPMAPAFSRLVVRRAARIAGASLARPGSLELAPRFDRPVIVVHGSDDDLIPTALGRRLADAFPSPAPFLEISGARHADVARVGGRQMLEQVMDFLDTTTLTAGRGTNA